In Erigeron canadensis isolate Cc75 chromosome 1, C_canadensis_v1, whole genome shotgun sequence, a single window of DNA contains:
- the LOC122585321 gene encoding LOB domain-containing protein 20-like — protein sequence MAEPNDGNISSDSRQRVKRKRASRSPEGAPAESGTTSGIPCGACKFLRRKCVNGCIFTPHFTTEQGAALFAAVHKVFGASNVSKLLMHLPLQHRHHAVETISYEAQARLSDPVYGCVSTIIALQQQVLALQMELAMVQNQLINKRLTVANTFQSTSQQPETVSHLEIQPMYLNDSSASNNNIIKMDSYDSSLQNFASDHQCLVHSQPSIDPLQLSQFCQRDQEENEDPLAFVDQMLQAI from the exons ATGGCAGAGCCGAATGATGGCAACATATCATCTGACAGTCGGCAAAGGGTCAAAAGAAAGCGGGCAAGTAGATCTCCTGAAGGGGCACCTGCAGAATCAGGCACAACTAGCGGCATTCCTTGCGGGGCCTGCAAGTTCTTGAGGAGGAAGTGTGTCAACGGGTGCATTTTCACCCCCCACTTTACCACAGAACAAGGTGCCGCGCTGTTTGCTGCAGTGCATAAGGTATTTGGAGCCAGCAATGTGTCAAAACTCTTGATGCACCTTCCATTGCAGCACCGACACCATGCCGTTGAGACCATATCATATGAAGCTCAGGCTAGGTTGTCTGACCCTGTTTACGGTTGTGTGTCGACTATCATTGCTTTGCAACAACAG GTATTAGCTTTACAGATGGAGCTAGCAATGGTGCAGAACCAGCTGATAAACAAGAGACTTACAGTGGCAAACACATTCCAGAGTACATCACAGCAACCAGAGACAGTGAGCCACCTTGAAATACAGCCAATGTATTTGAATGACTCATCTGCTTCAAATAACAACATAATTAAAATGGACTCCTATGATTCTAGTCTGCAAAATTTTGCAAGTGACCACCAGTGTTTGGTTCATTCACAGCCGAGCATTGATCCTCTTCAACTTTCTCAATTTTGTCAGAGAGACCAGGAAGAAAACGAGGACCCTTTAGCATTTGTGGATCAGATGCTTCAAGCTATATGA